The Amycolatopsis japonica nucleotide sequence TCAGCCGGGCGGCGATGTCGCCGTAGCCCGCGTGTTCCGCGGCGCGCAGGGCGGCCACGGCGCGGCCGACCGTCCGGGGACGGCCACCGAGCCGCACCCGGGCGCTCACCACGAGGCTCTCCGCGCGGATCCACTGTTCGTCGGCTCCGGCGGCCTCGGCGAGCGCGGCCGCGCGCTCCCCGAGGACCAGGGCGAGCTCGGGCGCCCTCAGGTGCAGGGCGTCCGCGCGTTCGATCAACCTGCCGACAGCGGACAGGGTTCCCCCGGTGGCAGCCGTCCGCCCACCCACCATGGTGGTGGGCGAGCCCGGCCGTTGGCGCTTGCTGGCTTCCACGGGGAACCCCCGGCCCTCAGTCGCGGGTCAGCTTGCGATGGGTGACGCGGTGCGGACGAGCCGCCTCGGCACCGAGACGCTCGACCTTGTTCTTCTCGTAGCCCTCGAAGTTACCTTCGAACCAGAACCATTGCGAGGGGTTCTCGTCCGTGCCTTCCCAGGCGAGGATGTGCGTCGCGACCCGGTCGAGGAACCACCGGTCGTGCGAGATGACCACGGCGCAGCCGGGGAACTGCTCGAGAGCGTTCTCCAGCGAGCCCAGGGTCTCGACGTCCAGGTCGTTCGTCGGCTCGTCGAGCAGGATCAGGTTCCCGCCCTGCTTGAGGGTCAGCGCCAGGTTCAGCCGGTTGCGCTCACCACCGGAGAGCACGCCCGCCGGCTTCTGCTGGTCCGGGCCCTTGAAACCGAACGCGCTGACGTAGGCACGCGAGGGCATTTCGGTCTGCCCGACGTGGATGTAGTCCAGCTTGTCCGAAACCACCTCCCATACCGTCTTCTTCGGGTCGATCCCGCCGCGGTTCTGGTCCACATAGGACAGTTTGACCGTCTCGCCGATCTTGACCCGGCCGTCGTCCGGCTCCTCGAGCCCGACGATCGTCTTGAACAGGGTCGTCTTGCCGACACCGTTCGGCCCGATCACGCCGACGATGCCGTTGCGCGGCAGGTCGAACGACAGTCCGTCGATCAGCACGCGGTCGTCGAAACCCTTGCGCAGCTTCTCGACCTCGACGACCACGCTGCCCAGCCGGGGCCCCGGCGGGATCTGGATCTCTTCGAAGTCGAGCTTGCGGTGCTTGTCCGCCTCCGCGGCCATCTCCTCGTAGCGGTCGAGCCGGGACCGCGACTTGGTCTGACGCGCCTTGGCGTTGGACCGGACCCATTCGAGCTCGGACTTCAGGCGCTTCGCGAGCTTGGCGTCCTTCTTGCCCTGGACCTCGAGGCGCTCGCGCTTCTTCTCCAGGTACGTCGAGTAGTTGCCCTCGTAGCCGACGACGCGGCCGCGGTCGAGCTCCATGATCCACTGCGCGACGTTGTCCAGGAAGTACCGGTCGTGCGTGACGGCGAGGACGGCGCCGGCGTAGTTCGCCAGGAACTGTTCCAGCCACAGCACGCTTTCGGCGTCCAGGTGGTTGGTGGGCTCGTCGAGGAGCAGCAGGTCGGGCGCGGACAGGAGCAGCTTGCACAGCGCGACCCGGCGGCGCTCACCACCGGAGAGGTGGGTGACCGGCTCGTCCGGCGGCGGGCAGCGCAGGGCGTCCATCGCCTGCTCGACCGTGGAGTCGATCTCCCACGCGTCGGCGTGGTCGAGCTCCTCCTGGAGCTTGCCCATCTCCTCCATCAGCTCGTCGCTGTAGTCGGTCGCCATGAGCTCGGCGACCTCGTTGAAGCGGTTGAGCTTGACCTTGATGTCGCCAAGGCCCTCTTCGACGTTCTCGCGGACGGTCTTTTCCTCGTTGAGCTCCGGCTCCTGCATGAGGATGCCGACGCTGGCGCCAGGCTGGAGGAAGGCTTCGCCGTTACTGGCCTGCTCGATCCCCGCCATGATCTTCAGAACGGTGGACTTACCCGCGCCGTTCGGCCCCACCACGCCGATCTTGGCGCCGGGGTAGAACGCGGTGCTGACGTCGTCGAGGATGACCTTGTCCCCGACGGTCTTGCGCACCTTCTTCATGGTGTAGATGAACTCGGCCATACAAGCGATCGTAGAGCGAGCCGATCGCGGCCTTGACGGCGGTCACCACCGAGCTACCGACAGTCAGCCCGATATCACTGAGTGAGCACCGGCACCTCACGCCACAGGTGCGTCCTCCAGCGCGATGACCATGGGATTCCCCGCGGGCGGCGGGGCCGACGGGATCGCCCTGGGCCGATCCCGTCCCAGCCGGTGGATCTCGGCCGAACACCGTGCGAGGTTGGGGCCGATGGAGAAGGCCTCAAGCTCAGGTAGACCCAGAGGTGCCGGGATCTCCTCCGCCGTCTCGGCGCCGCGCAGCCGCCCCGCCACGATCACCGGGTCGCCTTTGCTCAGGCAGGAGAACGCCGCCATCGCCAGCTTGCGCCAGCAGGTGACCTTGACCGCGAGTTGCCGCCCCTCGCCCCACTCGCCTCTTTCCTTGTCGTACCGGCGTTCGACACTCCGCAGCCCGAACGACACGACGTCGTGCCCGTGCACCCGCTCCGGATGGTGGACCGGTTCGCTGGTCAGGTTGCCGATCATCGTCACCCACGTTTCGCCCATCGCCATCACACTCGCCCTTCTCCTCGGCCCCGGGACCTTCCCGGCGTTTCCCTTGAGCACAGATTGCCGCGGATCAAGGGTGGAAAAGGGACGCGAACCGGATCTGTGGACAACTCCGGGCGTTGTGGACAACTCGGGGCGGAGCGCCGAGCTTTGTGGGCGGGGTGTGCTAGGAGCCGGACCCCGGCCCCCGCCCCTGATCGGCGAGTTTCTTCAGCATCGCGTTGTAGGCGTTCAGATCCGCGTCGCCCGAGGCCTCCTCGCGGCGATCCCTGCGCCGTGCCTCTCGCTCGTCCTGACGCGCCCACTGCACCAGCAGTGCGACGAGCACCAGCAGCACCGGCAACTCACCGGACGCCCACGCGATCCCGCCGCCGAGCCGCTGGTCGGTCAGCAGGTCGGTGACCCACGGCAGCTTCAGCCCGCGGTAGAAGTCCTGCCCGAGCACGGTCTGCATGCTCATCAGCGCGATCCCGAAGAACGCGTGGAACGGCATGGCGGCGAACATCATCCCCAGCCGCCCCAAATGCGGGAGCCGGCGCGGTGCCGGGTCGACCCCGATCACCGGCCAGTAGAAGACATAACCGGCGAGCAGGAAGTGCGCGTTCATCGCCAGATGCGCCCAGTGGTAGTTCAGCGCGGCGTCGAACAGGCCCGAGAAGTACAGACCGTAGAAGGAACCGACGAACAGCAGCAGCGCGACGATCGGATGCGTCAGGAACCGCGAAAGCGGCGAGTGCACGAACGCGAGCAGCCATTCACGCGGCCCGGGCGGGGCGTCCTTGCCCGCCGTGGGCAACGCGCGCAGGGCGAGCGTCACGGGTCCGCCGAGCACGAACAGCACCGGCGCCACCATGGACAGCAACATGTGGTTGCCCATGTGCACGCTGAACATCGCGGGCGCGTACCGCCCGATGCCGGACGACGTCGCGATCAGCAGCACGAAACAGCCCGCGAGCCACGCGACGATCCGGCCGGTGGCCCAGGTGTCACCGCGCCGACGCAGCCGCCGGACCCCGGCGAGGTACAGCCCGGCGAGAACGATCGCGAGGGTGCCGTAGACGAGGTCGAATCGCCAATCCGTGAGCAGCCGGAACACGGTCGGCGGACCGTAGAGGTCGTAACCGATCAACAGTTCCGTGGTCGACGGCTGGGTGAGCGATTCCTGCGGCGGAGGGGTCTTCGCGAGCCCGGTGGCGATGCCGATCGTGATGAACATGATCAGCACCTCGACCGCGGCGAGCCGCAGCAGCTGACCGCCGCCGGCGCCGTTCACCAGCCCGGCGACGCCCTTCTGCCGCTGCTGATGCCCGAAGACACCGAGCAGCAGCAACGCGACGATCTTCGCGACCACCAGCAGGCCGTAGTCCGTGGTGAACAGGTCGGCGATCCTGATCCGCACCAGCGCGTTGACGATGCCGGAGACCGCCATCACGATCCAGCAGACCAGTGCCAGCTTGGAGAACCGGGTCGCGGCGAGCTTGAGGTTCTCGCCGCGCCGCCAGCCGAGCGCGAGCAGCGCCACGAGCCCGCCGACCCACAACGCGGCGGCGACCAGGTGGTACAGCAGGCTGTTGGTCGCCATGTCGTGCGAGCCGCCGCTCGCGGAATGCCCCGTGACCGCGACCGGCACGAGACCACCGACGGACAGGAAGAACACGACCGTCGTCCAGCCCCAGGTGAGCGCGAGACGGCAGCCGAGCGCGACCAGCAGCGCGATCAACGCGGTGAACAGCCAGGCCTTGGGCTGCTCGATGGCGTCCACGAGGTCGATCAGCACCTGCGGCGACAGCACCTCGGTGAAGGGACGCCCCGCGCCGTCGGCCGCTGAGAAGAAGATCGACGCGGCGGCCGCGAAGAACCAGACCCACGCGGCGGCACCCGCGACGCGGATGGCCGCGTAACCGTCGGCCGCGAGCGTGCCGGATTTCTGCGGCGGGACGAGGAACGCGGCGAGCAGCAGCGAACCCACGCACAGCACCGAAGCCGCCTCGGCCAGCACGCGCACGACGGTGATGCCGTAGCGCGTCACCAGGCCCGGGTCCGGGAGTCCGGCGATGACGTAACCGGCGCCACCGGTCAGCGCGACCAGGCCGACGGCCACCACCGCGGCCAGGAGCGCCCCGATCGACACCAGCGGCAGGACACCGGCCTTCCGCGCGGATGGGGCCGGTTTCGTCTCGGGGTCTGAAGGCACGTCACGAGGGTATGCCGGACGCGCAACCGGCAAGATGGCGGCGTGCGGATCATCCTGCTGAGGCACGCCGAGTCGCTCGGCAACGTCGACGAGCTCGCCTACACCCGGATCCCCGACCACGCCCTGCCGCTCACCGAAGCCGGCCGCGAGCAGGCCAGGCTGGCGGGCCCGGAGATCGAGGATCTCCTCGAGGGGCAGCGTCCGGCGGTCTACGTCAGCCCGTACCTGCGGACGCGGGAAACGTTGCGGCTGATGGACATCCGTGACTCCTGCGAGCGGATCGTGCCGGAGCCGAGACTGCGGGAACAGGACTGGGGCAATCTCCAGGATCCGCGTGAGCAGGAGGTCCAGAAACAACGGCGCCACGAGTTCGGGCACTTCTTCTACCGGCTGCCGTTCGGCGAGTCCGGCGCGGACGTGGACGACCGGGTCGCCGCGTTCCTCAGCGAACTGGCGGCCTGCGGCGAAGATCACCCCGAAACCGTGCTGGTCGTCTCACACGGGCTGACCATCCGGCTGTTGTGCCGCCGTTTGTTCGGCTGGAGCATCGAGCTGTTCGAGTCCCTGTCCAACCCGACGACCTGCGAGTACCGGGTCGCGGAGCGAGTGGGCGACAAATGGACGCTGGACCGCCCGTTCCGTCAGTGGCGGGACTCACCCGACGGGGAGACGCAGGACTGAGGGAGCGAGGAGCACCACTCTCGTTCCGAGTCCCGGGCTGGATTCGATCCGCGCGAAACCGCCGATCTCCGCCATCCGCGCGATGATCGAGTTCTCGAGGCCGAAGCCACGCCGCCGGTCACCGACGTCGAATCCGGCGCCGTGATCACGCACGGTCAGGGAAACCCCGCCGCCGATCTCCTCCACGCTGACCACGGCCCGCCTGGTCCCGGAATGCTTCAACGTGTTCCGCAAGGCCTCCCTGACCGAATCGTGCAGTGCCACGGCCGCTTCCTCCGCGAGTTCCGGAGCGCAGTCGTCCTGGATGACGACCTCGGCGCGCAGCCCCTCCGCGGCCATTTCGGCGGCCAGCAGCCGCAGCCGCTGATGCAGTCCGATCCCTTCGGCGGGTTCGTGTTCGAGGCTGATCCGGATGCGCATCGCCTGGGCGCGAGCCATCCGGCGGACGCGGTCGAGACTGGCCGCCGGGTCGAGTTCGTCGGCGGGCGCGGGGATCGCGAACGACTCCATCACCTGCAGGACGGTGTCGTGGACGTCGCGGCGATGCCGTTCGCGTTCCGCCGCCCGGCCCTGCTGCTCCCCGAAGCCGAGCGCGAACCGCATCGAAGCGCCGACCACGCCGACGATCGCGAGCGACGCCGCCAGCGCGGTCGCGAGGGTGAGCAGGAGACCGAGCGGCGAGCCGAGGTGCAACACGACGTTCAGCAGCACCGCTCCCCCGATGGCCGACGCCCCCGCGAGCGTGCCACGCAGCAGGGCGCAGATCATCACCGTGCCCATCAGGTGGGTCCAGGTGATCGACGTGATCGCGCCGTCCTGCGTGAACGGCGCGGCTGTCAGGACGAACAGCGTGGCGAAGCCCGCGTCCACCACGGGAACCAGCCGCGTCCCGGCCGGAGGACGGCGGAAGACCCAGACGGCTTCGGCGACGTTCGGCACCAGGTGCAGCAGCACGAACATCCACAGCACCGAACCACCGGTGCCCGCCGTCCACAGCGCCTGCGCCAGCATCACCAGCCGGAACGCCACCGGGACCAGGATGAGCCAGGGCAACGTGGTCTGCACCAGCCGCGCCGGAATCCCGGCGCCCCCTCCGAGCATCAGCACCCTCACGCCGCTCCTCCCCCGGATCAGCCTTCCTGAAATGACGACAAAGTCGCATTCATTTCAGTTTACCGAGCAATCAGCTTGCCCGGGCCCCGGCGAGGATGTCAACGGGCGACGGGTTCGGCGGCCTCTTCCCGTTTCCGCGCCCGCGCCGCGGCCACCGCGGACGGCACGATCAGCGCGGCGGTCAAGCCGACGAACAGGAACGACACGGAAAGTGACGTCACCTGCGCGATCCCGCCGATCAGCGGCGGGCCAGCGAGGAAGCCGGTGTAGGCGATCGCCGTGACGAACGCCAGCTCCCGCTCACCTCCGGTGCCGTCGGCGCGTTTCCCGGACGCTCCCGCGAGGCTCAAGGCGATCGGGAAGGCGGCGGCCAGCCCGGCACCCGCCAGGGCGAAGCCGATGAACCCGAACACCGGCAGGCTCGCCACCGCGGCGAGCACCAGACCCGCCGCCGCGATCCCGGCGCCGACCGCCAGCGCCCGCGTCGCGCCGAAACGGTTCTGCAGCCAGGCACCCGCGAGCCGGGCGAGCGCCATGGCCAGGGCGAACCCGGAGTAGGCGAAGGCCGCGGCGCCGTCGCCGACCCCGTGCACGGACGTCATCAGCAGGGCGGACCAGTCCGAACTCGCGCCCTCCGCGATGGCCGAGAACAACGCGATGGCGGCCAGCAGCCAGAGGACGGGACGTTTGATCGGTGGCACGCGCGGTTTCTCGACGGGCTCGGTGTGCACGGGCCGCGCGCCGGGCACGGCCGTGATGACGAAGGCCAGCACGACCAGCGCGGACAGCGCGGCGACCGTGAGATGCCGTCCCGGCGACCATTGATGCGACGCGGCGAATCCGGCGGCGACGGATCCCGCCAGTGCGCCGAAGCTGAATCCGGCGTGCAGGATCGGCATGAAGGCCCGCCCGGATCGGCGTTCCACCTCGACTCCCGCGACGTTCATCGCCACGTCCAGCGCGCCGACGCTCGCGCCGAGGACGAACAACGCCCCGGCGAGCAGGGCGACCGACGTCGAGAAGCCGATCATCGGCAACGCGGCGCAGGCGATGATCGTGCTGCCCGCGACCACCGCGCGGGCACCGTGGCGTTCGATCAGCCGCCCCGAAACCGACGCCGCGATCAGCATGCCGACGCTGGCGCCCAGCAGGGCCAGCCCGAAAACGCCCGGTGAGGCGTTCACCCTTTCCGACAACGCCGGAGTCCGCGGCGCCCAGGAGCCGAGCGCGGCCCCGTTGAGCGCGAACACGACGAAAACGGCCGTACGGTCACGCATAGACCCCAGTCTCCTTCCGATTCCTCTTCCCACAGAATGACTTAAGCGCTTCAGAAAGTCCACCGGCGAAGGCCGGGACTACACTGCGCCGGTGACCAGCACGCGACGGCGAAGGCCGACGTTGGACGATGTCGCCGACGCCGTCGGGGTGTCGCGGGCGACCGTGTCCAACGCCTACAACCGGCCCGATCAGCTGTCCGCCCAACTGCGGGAAGAGGTGCTTCGCGCGGCCAAGAAGATCGGGTACGCGGGGCCGAACCCGACCGCGCGCAGTCTCGCGACCAGCCGCACCGGGGCGATCGCCGTCCTGCTCGACACGAACCTTTCGACGGCGTTCTCGGATCCCGCGTTGTCGCTCACCCTCGACGCGCTCTCGACCGTCGTCGACCCCGAGGGCCACGCCCTCCTGCTGCTCCCCGGCGACGGCGAGAGCGGCGGCCCGCGTGCGGAGCGGATCCTGACCGCGCAGGCCGACATCGCGGTGGCGTATTCGCTGGCAGACGGCGCGCCTGCGCTGAACGCGGTCCGCGACCGGGGGATGCCGCTGGTGGTGATCGACCAGCCGCATATCCGCGGTTCGGCCAGGATCGGCGTCGCGGACCGGGCAGGCGCGGCCGCCGCGGCCCGGCATCTGGTGGAACTCGGGCACCGGCGGATCGGGATCTTCTCGGCGCAGTGCCTCTCGGCGCCCCGTGGCGGGGAATTGAGCGTGGCCGAGGCCGGGAACAGCCGGTTCCACGACAACCGCGAGCGGATGGCCGGCTACCTGGAGACGCTGGCCGAGGCTGGAATCCCGGCGGCGGGCGTGCCGATCTGGGAGGCGTCCGGGCTCTCGGTCGAGGGCGCGCTGCCGAGTGCGTTCGGCCTGCTCGACCGGCACCCGCGGCCGACGGCGCTGCTGTGCATGTCGGATCTGCTGGCGCTGGCGGCGATCTCGGCGGCCAGGCATCTCGGCCTGTCGGTGCCGGGTGATCTTTCGGTCGTGGGCTTCGACGACGTCCCGCCCGCCCGGTGGTCCGAACCACCGCTGACGACCGTCCGGCAGGATCTCGCCGCCAAGGGCCGGGCGGCCGGCGAACTGGTGCTCGGCCTGCTGCGCGGGGAGAAGGCCCCCGCCCCCGCCGAGATACCCGCCGAACTGGTCGTCAGGGACTCCACCGCGCCCGCGTAGCAGCCGATTTCGGCGAACACAAGGCGCTCCCGGCGATATGTGGACAACTCGCCCCGATCGAGCGGCGCACAACTACTTATCCACAGAAGTAGAAATGCGGGCAGACAAAGCCTTCCCCGCGCGCCATCGTGGAATCACACATTCACCGACGGCGATCCAGCCGCCGATTCACGGGGGAGAACCCAGCCATGCAACGACGTTTGACGAACCTGCGCGCCCGCCTCCCGCACGTGCTCCTGCTCGCCCTGGCGGGCTTGCTGACCAGCGCCGGAGTCGCCGGTGCCGCCACCGCGCCGCCCCAGCCCGACTGCCAGAAGGGCGAGTTCTGCGTATGGGGCGCGGAATCGTACGGCGGCGCGGTGCACAAATTCGACCTGCGCACCTCCAATCCCGAGGAATGCATTCCCCTGCCCGAAGGCTTCGACGGGCATTCGTTCATCAACCGGCTGAGCCGTGACGTGACGATTTACCAGAGCGAGGAATGCACGACGGAGGGAGATTTCATCACCTATCCGGGTGGCGGCACCTACGTACCCCAGGGACCGTTCGTGATCCGCGCCCTCAAGATCTGGGACTGACCACCCCGGCGGTTCGTGCCGGTCGCTCGCGGAAGAGTCGACTCGCGACCTGCACGAACCCAGGGGCCGCTCCCCCGAAGCGGCCCCGGCCCGTGAGCGCGTCACCCCGCGTCGTGACGCGCTCACGGGTGTTCCAAAAAACGGTGGGCTCGACCTGAAACGATCTGGCGGTGTCGAACGATCGACAGGTTGGCGACGGCTAAGCTGCCGATGCTGGGCGACACCCAACGTCGCCGACGTCGGCCCTCGTAGCTCAGCTGGATAGAGCAAGAGCCTTCTAATCTCTAGGTCGCAGGTTCAAGTCCTGCCGGGGGCACGTCGCAGACGGTCCTGCCGCGAGGCGCAGAACGCGCTTCGCGGCAGGACTTCGAAACTCGGGCCGGATGCCATCGAGTCCGGTTCGCCGCTCGTTCACCGCTCGACTGGGCAGTTCGTCAACTTTCCCCGACACACCGGTGTTTCCGTCTGTCGGAAACATCACGTCCGAGCCAAAAGAACGCCTGGGGCTGCGGGCGGTGAGCCCACGGCTTTCCCGTGAAGTGACCCAACCCCGGCGCCAGGCGCTATAGGTTGTGCGCATGTACGTGCCGACGCCGACGCAGCGCGCCTCTCAGCCGACCACAGGGCCCTGGTGGCTGCTCATCGGCCCCGGGTTCGCCGCGCTCATCGGTTTGTTCCTGCTCACCGTGATCTACCGCTTCGACGGCGAGTCGCCACTGCAGATCGACCTGGGCATATCCAGCCAGTCCCTGCTGCTGAACGGTGTCGTCGCGTACGTCGTCGCGGCCGCGCTCGCCTTTCCGGCCGGTCTGCTGCTCGGCGGGCGCTTCCCGACGTCGGTGACCGTGCCCGCGCTCGTCTTCATGCTGCTGGGCGTGGTGCTGGTCGCCTTCATGCCCAGCAGCGGCCTGCTCCTGGTCGGCCGGGTGCTGAACGGGCTCGGTGCGGGCGCCGTCCTCGGCGTGACGGTCGCGCTGATCCGCCGGCTTCAGGCCGGTCGCGGCGTCGCGGCCGGGGTGATGGCCGGTCTCGGTGTGCTCGCCTTGGTGATCGCGCCGGTCCTCGGTGGTCTGCTGTCGGACGCCACCGGGTTCCGGGTGGTCTTCATCGTGGCCGCGCTGTTCGTGTTCGTCGCGCTCGTGGTCGCCGGGATCCTCGGCATCGTCGCGCTGGCCAAGCCGAAACCGCTGCCGTACGCCGGACCTTCAGTCTCCGAGACCCCGCAACGCCACTAGCACGTCGTCCGGCACGGCGAGACCGGCTTCCACTTCCGACACCTTCGTGGCCACGCGGCGGTACGTCGCGCGGCCACGGGCGCTGAGGTGGACGAGCACGCGACGTCTGTCGGCGGCGTCGACCTCGCGGTAGGCCTGCGCGGTGGTGACCAGCTTGTCGACCACCCTGGTCAGCGTCGGGGCGGTGGCGAGCGTCCGGTCGGCGAGGTCGGCCATGGCGAGACCGCCCTTGCCGCTCAGCGCGTCCAGCACCAGCCACTGGTCCAGGGTGAGGCCTTCCTTGGCGAGCACCTGCTCGACCCTGGCGGCGACGGCCCGGGCGGCGCGGGTGAGCGAGCCGGTGAGCGACGTTCCGGCGGTCGTGACGCCGCGTGTCCCCATATCCCGTCCCCTTGCCAAAACCGGACACCCTCGCAATACTTCCAGGTGAAAGCACTTTGACCTTACCGGGCCACCGCACGGAGCGCCATGCCCCTACGCCTCGCCACCCGGCCCCGCGACGACACCTGGCGTGTGGCCATGGTGGTCCCGTTGCAGGGGCCCGCCGGGCTGTTCGGCCCGTCGTGCGAGGCGATCACGGAACTGGCCGTCCACGAGCTCAACGAATCCGGCGGCATCCTCGGCAGACAGGTCGAAGCCGAAGTGGTCGACGGCGGTGGCACCCCTGCTGAAGTAGCCGGCGACTTGCGGCGGCTGGTCGACACAGGACGAATCGACGCGGTGAGCGGCTGGCACATCTCGTCGATCCGGCACGCACTCGCGCCGGTCGTGGCCGACCGGATCCCGTACGTGTACACGTCGCTCTACGAAGGCGGCGAGCGCCGCTCGGGCATCTTCTGCACGGGCGAGACTCCACGCTGCCAGATCGAGCCGGCGTTGCGCTGGCTGCGCGATCATCTCGGCGCCCGGCGCTGGTTCGTCGTCGGCGACGACTACGTCTGGCCGCACCGGTCGACCCGCGCGATCCGGCAGTACGCCAAAGATCTCGATCTGCGCATCACCGGTGAGGCGTTCGTCGGGCTCGGTGCGGGCGATATGTCCACAGTGGTCCGCAAGATCGAACAGTCCACAAGCGACGGTGTGCTCATGTTGCTGGTCGGGCAGGACGCGGTGCGCTTCAACCGTGCCTTCGCCGCGCACGGGCTCAGCGATCGACTGGTCCGGTTCAGCCCGTTGATGGAGGAGAACATGCTCCTGGCGAGCGGCGCGAACGCCACCGGCAATCTCTACGTCTCCGCCGCCTACTTCCGGTCCATGGTCACCGCCGACGCGATGGACCTGCTCGGCCGCTACGTCGACCGCAACGGCCCCGGCGCCCCAGCATTGAACAACGCCGCCGAATCCTGTTACGAGGGGCTGCACACGCTCGCGGAACTCGTCCGCCGGGCGGGGACGTCGGAGCTTCCCGCGCTCAACGCGGCGATCGACGGCGTCGCCTATCACGGCCCTCGCGGCACGATCGAATTCCGCGGACAGCAGGCCGATCAGCACGTCCATCTCGCGGTCGCCGACGGGTACGACTTCGAAGTCCTCACCAGGCTCTGAAATCCGCCCCCTTGACTCGCCCCGGCACACCACATACTTTCATTTGAAATTATTCCATGTGACGTCGATTACGCGGAGGTGAGCGTGGGCAACGTGGGCCTGCTCTACGTCGGCGCCGCTCTGATGATCAACGGCCTGATGCTGCTCGGCCGGATACCGCCGCGGTCGGCGGCGGTGCTGAACCTGTTCGTCGGCGCGCTCCAATGCGTCACCCCGACCGTGCTGATCGTGCAGGCGGGCGGCGACCAGGACGCGATCCTCGCCGCGTCCGGCCTGTACCTGTTCGGTTTCACCTATCTGTACGTCGGCATCGCGAACCTCGCGGACCTGGCGCCCGAAGGCATCGGCTGGTTCTCGCTCTTCGTGGCGGGTGCGGCCGTGGTGTACGCGGGCATCGCCTTCTGGCACGACGACGACCCCGTGTTCGGTGTCATCTGGCTGTCCTGGGCGCTGTTGTGGACCTTGTTCTTCCTGGTTCTCGGCCTCGGAAAAGAACAGCTGACGCGGTTCACCGGCTGGACCGCCCTGCTGCTCAGCCAGCCGACGTGCACGGTGCCCGCCTTCCTCGGCCTCACCGGCGTTTACCCGTCCTGAAAACCGTTCGGAGAAAAGGAGTCTTCATGCGACACGGTGACATTTCCGCCAGCCCGGACACGGTCGGCGTCGCGGTGGTCAACTACAAGATGCCGCGGCTGCACACCAAGGCCGAAGTCCTCGCCAACGCCCGCAAGATCGCCGAAATGGTGGTGGGCATGAAATCCGGCCTTCCCGGCATGGACCTCGTGGTGTTCCCCGAGTACTCGACGCAGGGCATCATGTACGACCCGAAGGAAATGTACGAGACCGCGGCGAGCATTCCCGGCGAGGAGACCGAGATCTTCGCCGCCGCGTGCCGTGAGGCCCAGACGTGGGGCGTCTTCTCGATCACCGGAGAGCGGCACGAGGACCATCCG carries:
- the ettA gene encoding energy-dependent translational throttle protein EttA; protein product: MAEFIYTMKKVRKTVGDKVILDDVSTAFYPGAKIGVVGPNGAGKSTVLKIMAGIEQASNGEAFLQPGASVGILMQEPELNEEKTVRENVEEGLGDIKVKLNRFNEVAELMATDYSDELMEEMGKLQEELDHADAWEIDSTVEQAMDALRCPPPDEPVTHLSGGERRRVALCKLLLSAPDLLLLDEPTNHLDAESVLWLEQFLANYAGAVLAVTHDRYFLDNVAQWIMELDRGRVVGYEGNYSTYLEKKRERLEVQGKKDAKLAKRLKSELEWVRSNAKARQTKSRSRLDRYEEMAAEADKHRKLDFEEIQIPPGPRLGSVVVEVEKLRKGFDDRVLIDGLSFDLPRNGIVGVIGPNGVGKTTLFKTIVGLEEPDDGRVKIGETVKLSYVDQNRGGIDPKKTVWEVVSDKLDYIHVGQTEMPSRAYVSAFGFKGPDQQKPAGVLSGGERNRLNLALTLKQGGNLILLDEPTNDLDVETLGSLENALEQFPGCAVVISHDRWFLDRVATHILAWEGTDENPSQWFWFEGNFEGYEKNKVERLGAEAARPHRVTHRKLTRD
- a CDS encoding single-stranded DNA-binding protein; protein product: MGETWVTMIGNLTSEPVHHPERVHGHDVVSFGLRSVERRYDKERGEWGEGRQLAVKVTCWRKLAMAAFSCLSKGDPVIVAGRLRGAETAEEIPAPLGLPELEAFSIGPNLARCSAEIHRLGRDRPRAIPSAPPPAGNPMVIALEDAPVA
- a CDS encoding cytochrome c oxidase assembly protein codes for the protein MPSDPETKPAPSARKAGVLPLVSIGALLAAVVAVGLVALTGGAGYVIAGLPDPGLVTRYGITVVRVLAEAASVLCVGSLLLAAFLVPPQKSGTLAADGYAAIRVAGAAAWVWFFAAAASIFFSAADGAGRPFTEVLSPQVLIDLVDAIEQPKAWLFTALIALLVALGCRLALTWGWTTVVFFLSVGGLVPVAVTGHSASGGSHDMATNSLLYHLVAAALWVGGLVALLALGWRRGENLKLAATRFSKLALVCWIVMAVSGIVNALVRIRIADLFTTDYGLLVVAKIVALLLLGVFGHQQRQKGVAGLVNGAGGGQLLRLAAVEVLIMFITIGIATGLAKTPPPQESLTQPSTTELLIGYDLYGPPTVFRLLTDWRFDLVYGTLAIVLAGLYLAGVRRLRRRGDTWATGRIVAWLAGCFVLLIATSSGIGRYAPAMFSVHMGNHMLLSMVAPVLFVLGGPVTLALRALPTAGKDAPPGPREWLLAFVHSPLSRFLTHPIVALLLFVGSFYGLYFSGLFDAALNYHWAHLAMNAHFLLAGYVFYWPVIGVDPAPRRLPHLGRLGMMFAAMPFHAFFGIALMSMQTVLGQDFYRGLKLPWVTDLLTDQRLGGGIAWASGELPVLLVLVALLVQWARQDEREARRRDRREEASGDADLNAYNAMLKKLADQGRGPGSGS
- a CDS encoding histidine phosphatase family protein, with protein sequence MRIILLRHAESLGNVDELAYTRIPDHALPLTEAGREQARLAGPEIEDLLEGQRPAVYVSPYLRTRETLRLMDIRDSCERIVPEPRLREQDWGNLQDPREQEVQKQRRHEFGHFFYRLPFGESGADVDDRVAAFLSELAACGEDHPETVLVVSHGLTIRLLCRRLFGWSIELFESLSNPTTCEYRVAERVGDKWTLDRPFRQWRDSPDGETQD
- a CDS encoding sensor histidine kinase, producing the protein MLGGGAGIPARLVQTTLPWLILVPVAFRLVMLAQALWTAGTGGSVLWMFVLLHLVPNVAEAVWVFRRPPAGTRLVPVVDAGFATLFVLTAAPFTQDGAITSITWTHLMGTVMICALLRGTLAGASAIGGAVLLNVVLHLGSPLGLLLTLATALAASLAIVGVVGASMRFALGFGEQQGRAAERERHRRDVHDTVLQVMESFAIPAPADELDPAASLDRVRRMARAQAMRIRISLEHEPAEGIGLHQRLRLLAAEMAAEGLRAEVVIQDDCAPELAEEAAVALHDSVREALRNTLKHSGTRRAVVSVEEIGGGVSLTVRDHGAGFDVGDRRRGFGLENSIIARMAEIGGFARIESSPGLGTRVVLLAPSVLRLPVG
- a CDS encoding MFS transporter, whose amino-acid sequence is MRDRTAVFVVFALNGAALGSWAPRTPALSERVNASPGVFGLALLGASVGMLIAASVSGRLIERHGARAVVAGSTIIACAALPMIGFSTSVALLAGALFVLGASVGALDVAMNVAGVEVERRSGRAFMPILHAGFSFGALAGSVAAGFAASHQWSPGRHLTVAALSALVVLAFVITAVPGARPVHTEPVEKPRVPPIKRPVLWLLAAIALFSAIAEGASSDWSALLMTSVHGVGDGAAAFAYSGFALAMALARLAGAWLQNRFGATRALAVGAGIAAAGLVLAAVASLPVFGFIGFALAGAGLAAAFPIALSLAGASGKRADGTGGERELAFVTAIAYTGFLAGPPLIGGIAQVTSLSVSFLFVGLTAALIVPSAVAAARARKREEAAEPVAR